Proteins from a single region of Candidatus Micrarchaeia archaeon:
- a CDS encoding HNH endonuclease, producing MNNQAGLCQCGCGQKTKTAKKNDKRHGHIAGCPIRFINGHNSKGKGNPSWNGGRHIDTFGYVRVYCSDHPKKHRSSMNEARLIAERVLGKYLPDKAIIHHNDGNKINNSHCNLVICESVSYHMLIHQRIRAHKACGHASWRKCQFCKKYDAPNKLYISPNGRSKYHVHCAVEYNRKRLFRHKGKRTNLKED from the coding sequence ATGAATAATCAGGCAGGTCTTTGTCAATGTGGATGTGGACAAAAGACTAAAACTGCTAAAAAGAATGATAAGCGCCATGGGCATATTGCAGGTTGTCCAATTAGATTTATTAATGGACATAATTCTAAGGGAAAGGGCAACCCAAGTTGGAATGGTGGTCGGCACATAGATACTTTTGGATATGTTAGGGTTTATTGTTCTGATCACCCCAAGAAACACCGTTCTTCAATGAATGAAGCAAGGCTAATTGCTGAAAGAGTTTTGGGTAAATATCTTCCCGATAAGGCAATAATACACCATAATGATGGGAATAAGATTAATAATAGCCACTGTAATTTGGTAATATGCGAAAGTGTCTCTTACCATATGTTAATACATCAAAGAATAAGGGCGCATAAAGCCTGCGGCCATGCAAGCTGGAGAAAGTGTCAGTTTTGCAAAAAATATGACGCTCCTAATAAATTGTATATAAGTCCTAATGGCCGTAGCAAATACCATGTCCATTGTGCAGTAGAATACAATCGAAAACGACTGTTTCGACATAAGGGTAAGAGGACAAATTTAAAGGAGGATTGA
- a CDS encoding FmdB family zinc ribbon protein: protein MPLYEYLCVDCGESEQRVAGIDDYTALCTECGGIMLRTDEDIWAPLWEEQLRLGEAGP, encoded by the coding sequence ATGCCACTTTACGAATATCTCTGTGTAGACTGTGGCGAAAGTGAACAACGGGTGGCCGGGATCGACGATTATACGGCCCTCTGCACCGAGTGTGGCGGGATCATGCTCAGAACGGATGAGGATATCTGGGCGCCGCTTTGGGAGGAACAGTTGAGGCTGGGGGAGGCGGGGCCATGA
- a CDS encoding site-specific DNA-methyltransferase, translating to MQQYLKDESIDHLVTSIPFGSLFSYSHKGEDIGNNIDGVQMHEGQFALHMRFFIEQAFRVLKPGSIAAIHVQQLLRYKVQHGFQGLRDFRGSVIALFENHGFQPHGEVAIVKNPQAVARRLNLHSLMFATAYRDCRALAPAMNDYVLFFKKPGEGVPLHGLIEANRELKLVEPSPILEYLHDTGFNGHAVKRVRPDYQTIPYEIETWEENKGTQVKTVIGGKHINPDGWFTKLDWIRWAHGCWTDIQEIDTLEGYKKCKENQEERHVCPLQLEVIRRCIKLYSAPGDTILDPFAGIGSTQYVAVEQGRNCVGFELKESYHRFALNNVNMARQKFEQPDKPTSTPMLF from the coding sequence ATGCAACAGTATCTTAAGGATGAAAGCATAGATCACCTTGTTACGTCCATCCCTTTCGGAAGTCTTTTCTCATATAGTCACAAGGGAGAAGATATCGGGAATAATATTGACGGAGTACAGATGCATGAAGGGCAGTTTGCTCTCCACATGAGATTTTTCATTGAACAGGCCTTTCGAGTGTTAAAGCCAGGCTCTATAGCAGCAATCCATGTGCAACAACTTCTTAGATACAAAGTGCAACATGGTTTCCAAGGACTAAGGGATTTCCGCGGTTCCGTTATTGCATTATTTGAAAACCACGGCTTTCAACCTCATGGAGAAGTCGCCATCGTCAAAAATCCCCAGGCGGTAGCCCGGCGCCTCAACCTCCACTCCCTCATGTTCGCCACGGCCTACCGGGATTGTCGAGCCCTGGCCCCGGCCATGAATGATTACGTCCTGTTCTTCAAAAAGCCCGGCGAGGGGGTGCCCCTGCATGGCCTTATCGAAGCCAACCGGGAATTGAAATTGGTGGAGCCCTCTCCGATCCTGGAATACCTACATGACACCGGCTTTAATGGCCACGCGGTCAAGCGGGTGCGACCCGACTACCAGACCATCCCCTATGAGATCGAAACCTGGGAAGAAAATAAGGGGACTCAGGTCAAGACCGTGATCGGCGGCAAGCATATCAACCCGGACGGCTGGTTTACCAAGCTCGACTGGATACGGTGGGCGCACGGGTGCTGGACAGATATCCAGGAAATCGACACCCTGGAAGGCTACAAGAAGTGCAAGGAGAACCAGGAAGAGCGCCACGTATGCCCCTTACAGCTTGAGGTAATCCGCCGCTGCATCAAGCTCTACTCCGCACCGGGCGATACGATTTTAGATCCTTTTGCTGGAATAGGCAGCACTCAATATGTGGCCGTGGAGCAGGGCCGCAACTGCGTAGGCTTTGAACTCAAGGAGTCTTATCATCGCTTCGCCCTGAACAACGTCAATATGGCCCGACAGAAATTCGAGCAACCGGACAAGCCCACCTCCACCCCCATGCTCTTCTGA
- a CDS encoding helicase-related protein codes for MISVEGDTIQVDFKAPFSLEDYQVFLKSKQLPECNLSYAWETDSYQLKTPSRFAHIFGLEDVYQERGWLPFNPNLFDYQEWIVRALSLPAKRFAVWCDTGLGKALMMLELARQVMHKTQGRVLLIVPLNLIQQTIDETIKFYGVTDLQNPYYFPPEYPEITQLESQQALRTWCTGPGPGIAIINPEKFIPRKGEAETISECQWLAGALLDEASLLKSGGGTIKWALIKSCRGIEYKYTFTATPAPNETMEYASQGSFLEKLRNEGEIIWTFFCRTKDGEWKVKDNAKSAFYRFLSGWSIYMRNPARYGFQDHLKDLPDPVTTEYRLKITQEQLDLIHRLPDASGQATLFGGWEKLEMVQRIKYSEMAKGFLYEGEAGPGRKIIPVASHKPQFCADLALKDMKDGLKVLIWTVFDEESRILFDLLKDHGYLVEMITGSLPKKARLPIIERFRKGESDCLITKAQLLGYGLNFQACGSNIISGFNDSEEQRYQLERRSYRYGQTKAVKMHYPFIPELEGVVYDNINQKRRRTAEEVWTMEENYIQALKGVS; via the coding sequence GTGATAAGCGTAGAAGGCGACACGATACAGGTAGATTTCAAGGCACCGTTCAGCCTGGAGGATTACCAAGTCTTTCTCAAATCGAAGCAGCTCCCGGAGTGCAACCTGTCCTATGCCTGGGAGACCGACAGTTATCAGCTAAAAACCCCTTCCCGGTTCGCCCATATCTTCGGCCTGGAGGATGTTTACCAAGAAAGAGGGTGGCTTCCCTTCAACCCCAACCTTTTTGATTATCAGGAATGGATTGTCCGGGCACTTTCACTGCCTGCGAAGAGATTTGCTGTGTGGTGTGACACGGGATTGGGCAAGGCGCTTATGATGCTGGAATTGGCCCGCCAAGTGATGCACAAGACGCAGGGTCGGGTACTTCTGATCGTTCCCCTAAACCTGATTCAGCAAACCATAGACGAAACCATAAAATTTTACGGGGTTACTGATTTACAGAACCCGTATTATTTTCCTCCTGAGTATCCGGAAATTACCCAATTGGAATCACAGCAAGCCCTCAGAACCTGGTGTACCGGCCCAGGACCCGGAATCGCCATCATCAACCCCGAAAAGTTTATCCCCCGGAAGGGTGAGGCGGAAACCATCTCGGAATGTCAATGGCTAGCCGGGGCCTTGCTGGATGAGGCCTCCCTTCTCAAGTCGGGCGGGGGCACCATCAAGTGGGCGCTTATCAAGAGTTGCCGGGGCATCGAATACAAATACACCTTCACCGCCACGCCGGCGCCCAATGAGACAATGGAGTACGCCTCTCAGGGGTCTTTCCTGGAAAAGCTGCGCAACGAGGGCGAAATCATCTGGACGTTCTTCTGTCGCACAAAAGACGGCGAATGGAAGGTGAAGGATAACGCCAAGAGCGCCTTCTACCGTTTTCTCTCCGGCTGGTCCATCTACATGCGCAACCCGGCCCGGTACGGCTTCCAGGATCATCTCAAGGACCTGCCGGATCCTGTCACCACAGAATATCGCCTCAAGATTACCCAGGAGCAGTTAGACCTCATTCACCGGCTACCTGACGCTTCCGGCCAGGCGACATTATTTGGCGGTTGGGAAAAGTTGGAGATGGTGCAGCGCATCAAATACTCCGAAATGGCCAAGGGTTTTCTTTATGAGGGGGAGGCAGGCCCGGGCCGCAAGATCATTCCGGTAGCTTCCCATAAGCCTCAGTTCTGCGCTGATTTAGCCCTTAAGGATATGAAAGACGGCCTCAAGGTCCTAATCTGGACCGTCTTCGATGAGGAAAGCCGGATACTCTTCGACCTGCTCAAGGATCATGGCTACCTGGTGGAGATGATTACCGGGAGCCTCCCGAAAAAGGCCCGGTTGCCTATCATCGAACGGTTCCGCAAGGGCGAGAGTGATTGCCTCATCACCAAAGCGCAACTCCTGGGCTACGGCCTAAATTTCCAGGCCTGCGGCTCGAATATCATTTCCGGGTTCAATGATTCGGAAGAGCAGCGTTATCAGCTTGAGCGCCGGTCCTACCGCTACGGCCAAACCAAGGCCGTCAAGATGCACTATCCGTTTATCCCTGAGCTTGAAGGGGTGGTTTATGACAACATCAATCAGAAGCGGCGCCGGACCGCGGAGGAGGTTTGGACGATGGAAGAGAATTACATTCAGGCGCTTAAGGGGGTGTCATGA
- a CDS encoding DUF5681 domain-containing protein, with amino-acid sequence MAFKKGQSGNPSGKPKGTLSKTTKAAMVLLDGEAEALTRKAINKAKKGDPVALKLCLERIIPLRRELPLSIKLPKVETVADIPKAMAAILSAVSRGRITPGEGQALSSMMELYRKGLELTELEARMAAIEEKLQCG; translated from the coding sequence ATGGCCTTTAAAAAAGGACAGTCAGGCAACCCCAGCGGCAAGCCGAAAGGCACCCTCAGTAAGACTACCAAGGCGGCGATGGTTCTTCTGGACGGGGAAGCTGAGGCCCTGACCCGCAAGGCCATAAACAAGGCCAAGAAAGGGGACCCCGTAGCCCTCAAGCTCTGTCTTGAACGGATCATCCCGCTGCGGAGGGAACTCCCCCTGTCGATAAAGCTCCCCAAGGTCGAAACGGTGGCGGACATCCCCAAGGCTATGGCCGCAATTCTCTCCGCAGTATCCAGGGGGCGGATCACCCCCGGCGAGGGGCAGGCGCTGTCGAGCATGATGGAGCTTTACCGGAAGGGACTAGAGCTTACCGAGCTTGAGGCTCGCATGGCCGCCATAGAAGAAAAGCTCCAGTGTGGCTAA
- a CDS encoding RusA family crossover junction endodeoxyribonuclease encodes MKFTIILEPKGQMRARGRAFLAGGKAIAGKPRKDPKQQTEEEKLLALLYKYRPQTPLTGALVLGVKAFLPMTKSDLKGKKGEKFKAEALTGAICPTKKPDLDNIIKHLKDVFKGVFWTDDALVVKYAPETGKYYGDPARWEIELITLEEYRAGLAERYRRLMLEAQDIGHYYADAASHAEFNGVEAGRLF; translated from the coding sequence ATGAAATTCACCATCATCCTTGAGCCTAAAGGCCAAATGCGGGCGCGGGGCCGGGCTTTTCTGGCAGGCGGCAAGGCTATCGCCGGCAAGCCCCGAAAGGACCCGAAGCAGCAGACGGAAGAGGAAAAGCTACTGGCTTTGCTTTATAAATACCGCCCCCAGACCCCCCTGACCGGCGCCTTGGTTTTAGGTGTCAAGGCTTTCCTGCCCATGACCAAATCAGATCTTAAGGGCAAGAAGGGTGAGAAATTTAAAGCAGAGGCCTTGACCGGTGCTATCTGCCCCACCAAAAAGCCGGACCTGGACAATATCATCAAGCACCTGAAGGACGTTTTTAAAGGGGTCTTCTGGACCGACGATGCCCTGGTGGTGAAATATGCTCCGGAAACCGGCAAGTATTATGGCGACCCGGCCAGGTGGGAAATAGAACTCATTACCCTGGAGGAATACCGGGCGGGGCTGGCGGAGCGGTATCGTCGCCTTATGTTGGAAGCCCAAGATATAGGCCATTATTATGCGGACGCGGCGTCCCATGCAGAATTTAACGGGGTCGAGGCCGGTAGGCTTTTTTAA
- a CDS encoding cold-shock protein has protein sequence MALKEQGVVKWFNDTRGFGFIEREELDDLFVHYSDIKQTGKGRRTLHEGQHVEFEVGRGPKGPIALNVEAK, from the coding sequence ATGGCTTTAAAAGAACAGGGCGTTGTGAAATGGTTTAACGATACACGTGGCTTTGGCTTCATCGAACGTGAAGAGCTTGACGACCTTTTTGTCCACTACTCGGACATCAAACAAACCGGCAAGGGGCGGCGGACCCTCCATGAAGGCCAGCACGTCGAATTCGAGGTGGGCCGCGGTCCGAAAGGCCCGATTGCGCTCAACGTCGAGGCCAAGTGA
- a CDS encoding NUMOD4 motif-containing HNH endonuclease has product MTARNFNTTEEVWKPIPDFPDYQVSSFGRILSRRPWGHGARHSRIINGSVTFQGYREVSLYYSNGRRRVHVHVLVCEVFYGPRPSERHEAAHWDGNKLNNRASNLRWATHEENTQDKVRQGIEWAPHRKLSEKEVIDIRARLQNKKKGDMTNIAKELGLNRQTIENIYHRRTWKWL; this is encoded by the coding sequence ATGACTGCCCGAAATTTTAACACTACAGAAGAAGTTTGGAAACCAATTCCTGATTTTCCTGATTATCAAGTTTCAAGTTTTGGCAGAATTTTAAGCAGAAGGCCATGGGGGCATGGAGCGAGACACTCGAGAATTATTAATGGAAGTGTCACTTTTCAGGGGTATCGCGAAGTAAGTCTTTATTATAGTAATGGCAGACGCAGAGTCCATGTTCATGTTTTGGTTTGTGAAGTTTTCTATGGCCCACGTCCATCTGAAAGACATGAAGCAGCACATTGGGATGGAAATAAATTAAACAATCGAGCCAGCAACCTGAGGTGGGCTACACATGAAGAAAATACCCAAGATAAAGTTAGGCAGGGTATAGAATGGGCTCCCCATAGAAAATTAAGCGAAAAAGAAGTAATTGATATAAGAGCACGTCTCCAAAACAAAAAGAAGGGCGATATGACAAATATAGCGAAAGAATTAGGATTAAATCGGCAAACGATTGAAAATATCTATCATAGGAGAACTTGGAAATGGCTTTAA